The stretch of DNA ACCGCGCGGGCGATCCGCGCCGCGAGCGTGTTAGCTGGGCACGAGGCGGGATGAGACGATTTCATCGACGTTGATGTTTGGCCACGGCTCGTTTCGGTGACAGTGGCGATGTGAACGAGATGGAGATGCGCGGCGAGAAGCGCGTCGCCGCGGAAGAGGTTCCGCGAGGAGTACGTGTCGCGGGCGCGGTGTGCTGGCGGTTGCTGGCCATCGCCGCGGTGGTGGCGGTGGTGTGCTGGCTGGCCGTCACGCTCTACGCGGTTGTCACAGCGACGGCCGTTGCGTTGCTCCTGGCGGCGTTGCTGGCGCCGGGCGTGGAATGGCTCGTGGGTAAGGGCCTGCCGCGCACCTTGGCAGCAGCGGTGGTGCTCGTCGGTGGGCTGGCCGCGGTCGGCGGTGTGCTCACCCTTGTCGTCACCACCGTGATCCGTGGCTTGCCGGGCCTGCAGGAACAGATCGGCCACAGCGTCGAGGCCACCCATCAATGGCTGCAACACGGGCCGCTGCAGCTGAGCCAGGGGCAGCTCGACCAAGGGCTCGAACGGCTCACCACCACTATCCGCAACAGCGAAGCCACGTTGACCTCGGGCGCACTCAGTACCGCGAGTACCTTGCTGGGGTTCCTCACCGGACTGCTGCTCGTGCTGTTCACCCTCTTCTTCTTCCTGCGAGACGGGCGCAAGATCTGGGATTTCGTGCTTCGGGTGACGGTTCCGGGTTCCGTCCGGGCTCGTGTCGACGTCGCGGGATTGCGTTCGTTCGCGTCCTTGGTCGCCTACATCCGAGCGACCGCGGCCGTGGCCCTGATGGATGCGGCCGGTGTCGGAATCGGCACCGCGTTCGTCGGCGTCCCCCTGTCGGCTGTCCTGGCGGCCTTGGTGTTCCTGGGCGCTTTCGTGCCCTATGTCGGGTCGATGGTCACCGGGACCGTTGCGGTCCTCGTCGCCTTGGTCACCACGGGACCTTTCCCGGCGCTGGTCGTCCTGGCCATCGTGGTGGGCGTGATGCAGCTCGAAGGGCACGTGCTGCAACCGCTCATCCTCGGTCACGCCGTACGGCTGCATCCGCTGGCGATCGTCCTCGGTATCACGGCCGGATTCATCCTTGCCGGGGCGGTCGGCGCGGTGCTGGCGGTACCGATCACCGCCATTCTCAACGCGGCGATTCGCTCCCTGGTACTGGAACACGGCGAAACGGTGGCAGCGGACCCGACCGACACCGACGAGGCTCAGGTCCCCGCGACATCAGCACAGGCGTCCGGCAGCGAAGAATCCCGGTGACCGATACGCCCGGCGCCGGTGCCGCCGGGACGGGCTCGCAACGTCGGTGCCCACTCGCGATCCCGCGTTCAGCCCCCGCCCCTTGCCGTGCACCGTCGGCCTGGGTGCCGCAGGCGTGAGTCACCTG from Saccharopolyspora sp. SCSIO 74807 encodes:
- a CDS encoding AI-2E family transporter, whose protein sequence is MLAIAAVVAVVCWLAVTLYAVVTATAVALLLAALLAPGVEWLVGKGLPRTLAAAVVLVGGLAAVGGVLTLVVTTVIRGLPGLQEQIGHSVEATHQWLQHGPLQLSQGQLDQGLERLTTTIRNSEATLTSGALSTASTLLGFLTGLLLVLFTLFFFLRDGRKIWDFVLRVTVPGSVRARVDVAGLRSFASLVAYIRATAAVALMDAAGVGIGTAFVGVPLSAVLAALVFLGAFVPYVGSMVTGTVAVLVALVTTGPFPALVVLAIVVGVMQLEGHVLQPLILGHAVRLHPLAIVLGITAGFILAGAVGAVLAVPITAILNAAIRSLVLEHGETVAADPTDTDEAQVPATSAQASGSEESR